The genomic region TGTGCTTCCCCTGGATCTTGGATGTCTTCCAGCTGCATGCTTTTGACTTTTACAAAGTGATAGAAAGTTTCATCAAGGCAGAGCCCACTCTGAAGCATGACATGATCGAACACTTGGGCCGATGTGAGCAGCAGATCATGGAGAACATTGCATGGAAATCGGTGAGTTTTCCTTTCAACTCCTGCATCTGGCATTCTgacatgatgtttttttaaaaaaacacaaagcaccaattgaaaataatataaagttGACTTAAGAATCTAGCTGGGTGGGTCGGTAAACATTTATAGGAATATTGACTGTCGTAAAATATTATGCAGACGTCAGGCCAAGAACACTGACACTGAATTGActgtaatgtttaatgtgtttgcGGCGGTGTTAAAAGCAGTTGGTGCTTGTTGGCGCCTGTTTGGTTGATTTGGCTTGATGTCAGCGGACAGACAGTGTCTGTTCAGTCATGGATGTAACTGCAGGAGAACAGAAGTGTACAAACAGaatataaaaatttaatatGTTCATTTTCTGAAAATCTCAAAATAATATGTactttatattaaatttattcttttatttttttaaacactatgCCTTGGGGTAGGAGTGTCCACAAAGGGCCAGTTTGggtgtgggtttttgtttgttctgtgtcCATGTGAAGGAGTCATGGTGAAATTTTTCCCATAAGCTTTTTCTGTCTGGAACCAAATCTAGAATCTGTTTTCAGATTCCTCTGGCCACTGGGAGCATCTTTTTGCATCAGGCTGCTGGAGCAGTAGTACACAAGTGGGTTGAGGCAGCAGTTGGTGCTGGCCAGTGAAAGCATGACGGGGTGCAATGCGCTTGCAAATTTAGCTAAACTACAGCTAGTCACAACACCCACTTGAGTGAGAGTGTAACACAGCAGGTTGGTGTGGTATGGGGCAAAGCAGAGCAGAAAGATACCCAGCACACAgtagatgagagagagtgtgcgtctGTGGCGGCTTTTCCCACGGTGAGGCATTCTCCCGAGCACACGCAGCACACGGCAGTAGCTGAACAGTAGGAGGAGTGCAGGCAGCAGGAATGCAACCAGTACCAGGCCCAGAGCTGCTAGGATGAAGGTTTGATGGCGCCCCAAGGATGGGTCAAGAAGGCATGTGTGGCGACTCGCTGAGGCTGCTGAGTGCATGAATGGAAGTGCCAAGCTTAGTCCTAGTACCATCAACCAGATTGTGGTGCTCAGCACACATGCGTTATGTACATTCTTCGGTCGCTGCGGCACAGGGCGCGTCACGGCAAGGTAGCGGTTCAGCCCTATGCACGCCAGGAAGAAGATACCTCCATACATACTGATGTACTTGAGAGTGAAGGTCAGCTGGCAGAAGACACTTCCCGGAGACCAAGACATGCTGTGTGAACGGTTGTAGTAATAATAGACACGCAGTGGAAGGGAAAGAATAAAGAAGAGGTCCACGACAGCCAAGTTAGCCATGTAGACCATAGTGCTGGTGATGGTCCATGGCACAAGCCACAAACGCCAGAGTGCCATGCTGTTGCTGGCCAAGCCACATATGAAGATGAGGCTGTAGGAGATCTGGTAGTAGGTGAAGCGGTATCTGGTGTCCACAGTACAGTTAAGTGGTGTCTGAATGGCTGTGGTGTTCATCAGATCCATGATAGGCTccgtgttttctctctctttagctGCGTCAGTCAGAGCTTGTGGGCTTTGTTCCAGAGCTGAACCTGTGGAAGAGCAACGTTGCAACtgacattaatatttaaacttttGGGATAGGATACAACCATATAGTTGAGGTTTAAAGGCCTTGCTTAAGCCACCACAAAGCCACCACTTCCTTGCTGTTGACATATCTACTGAACATACTCGCAGATTTACAAACACAATTTATTATTTGCACAGTACAAAGCTGTTGGTGACCTTTGCACACCTATATGTGATGTATTTGTAGTAATTGGGTGTGTCACCACCAGTTATCTATTTTCCATTTATTCATGGACCGTAAGAGGAAGTGTCCACTTCCTGTCCATGCCAACCAGGTCGTGACATCACTTAGTGACTTGTCCCCTACTGAGCTGCGTTGTGTAGACCTTATTTCAATAAAGCCTGGCAGTAATGAAATTAATAGCTTGACATATTGGAAGAGTGATTATTTCTAAAACCAAGTTGTCGGTGTTCACATTTGTTGTGATTTTAAAAGTCccgtttggatttttttttttatcacagggATGCATTTATCCTACATTGTCTGCAGGAACAGTAATGtcagaaatgttgtttcagGAAAGGAAATGTGGTAATATAAGATGGAAACTGTTTCGTAAAAGATTTcctgagtttctgtgggtagaaCCACCACTATGTCAAGCCTGCAAAATAACTACTTCAATAAAACACATTCAGCAGAGTTGTCACTGGGTTACTGATTACCAACACGATAAAATTAAATTGTCATATAGAAATGTTTAAAGATGCATGAGCTGAAACTGAACCAGGTATCTCTCAAACTATGCATAtgttggttttctttttcccgGTGTGTACATGTGCAATGCACCTAACAGCCAACAcccattaaaaagtcaaaaaCCTATTTACGCTTTCCACCACAGCATACATactgtaaagcaggaaaaacgCTCACTAACCCTAGTTGCACGCCAGAACCGATACACATCTCTTCTGTTTCTGATACTGAAACCTCCAGCATCGCTCAGCATCAATGCCCTGTAGATTAAAAACTAAACactaaaataattacatttttttaactgatgcactatatatacataaagacacacacatgcaatttaaaacataaataactTGCATTTCCAATGTCGTAAAGTACGTATATAATCAGTTGTGACCATCCCaaaagatatataaaaatataagccTGTTTCTATATATAAGCAGAAAAAACATTTAGGTGTAATTTTAtcagtatttaatatttagagTGTGGAATTTGTCAGCACTCATTCCCATGTGGGACATATTGGAAAAAGTTCTTGTATTTTGTCTTCCAGCTCTCATCTACTCAGTACACTGAGATTCCTCATCTGTTGCCTGTAGACATTCCTTTATTATCTAGGCTAATGCAACTTCtagtatattataataaaaaataaaaaaaacaaaatattttagtttgGAGAAATTCTATACCATACAAGAGAAAAGTGCATTTAATCTCACATGTTTGAAAAAAGGTATTATTTACATTGAGTTCATACAGTTTATTGACTTACTGGTTTGCTTTGCTTGTTGAATTGCGATGATGGACTTGTTGCTGGTGTCCGAGTCTGTCGGTCGGCTGATCTGAAATAACTTCTTAAAGTGTGTGGTGAAGGACGTCTTATAACTGAACAAGCCCTCATATcgtgtttgtgcgtgtgcgcgcgtgtgtgtgtgtgtgtgtgtgtgtgtgtgtgtgtgtgggagagagcaAATACATGAGGCCATCTTTCGGCGATTTCCTGATCTTCATTGGCCATTTATCCTTAAATATATGTGTTTAAGTACTTTATTGCTGCTAGAATAGAAAAACTCCACATTTTaacatgatagatagatagatagatagatagatagatagatactttattcatcccaaagggaaattcacaatgTTGTGAATGTTATGAGATGTTGAGTTATCactcaaaaatacaaaaaaaaaaagagcagtcaTCTTTATTTCCCCATGAAAAATGACAGGAGCCGATTGACACCACCAGACTGTCACGAAGCATCACTGACCTACTCATTCACTTCTAGCAGTAATTTAGAGTAGTCATTCCACCTACTGGAATGTTTCTGGGAGGTAGAGGGAAAGCCATATGGGCtcagggagaacatgtgaaacatcACACAGACCTCAACTCAAGCTCATTAACCAGGGACCATGGAGTTGTGAGGCAAAAACACTTCCTGATCCTccaccatcacactgacctaGCCTTATAAAAGGTGTAGCCAGTCATGTTGATGCACCTAAAGCCACAGTCCAGGCCACAGTTTTAGTCTTTTAATAAATTGATTTGTTCTATGAattgtaattataaaaaaaaaaaaaaaaagacattgaaTTTAtgagaaagttctggaaaaTCCTGGGGTCTATATCTCCTTGTAAGCAACAGGCAATTAAAGAGAAACATTGAAGTTGTAGCTGTAGTCAGTATTGTTCCTGAGTCATGTAGCATTAGTTTTCAGAATTCTGATGGACTCTTAAACTGACTTGTTGTAGATTATCCACTTGTTGGTTAAGGCAAGTGCAGTCCATGTAGCAAACCCACCATTATTAAGTCcatcatgtttattattaaattcataTTAGCCAGATTGCTAACATTTATTTTAGACTTCAGTAGCCTGTAAAT from Hemibagrus wyckioides isolate EC202008001 linkage group LG18, SWU_Hwy_1.0, whole genome shotgun sequence harbors:
- the LOC131369108 gene encoding lysophosphatidic acid receptor 6-like isoform X2, translating into MDLMNTTAIQTPLNCTVDTRYRFTYYQISYSLIFICGLASNSMALWRLWLVPWTITSTMVYMANLAVVDLFFILSLPLRVYYYYNRSHSMSWSPGSVFCQLTFTLKYISMYGGIFFLACIGLNRYLAVTRPVPQRPKNVHNACVLSTTIWLMVLGLSLALPFMHSAASASRHTCLLDPSLGRHQTFILAALGLVLVAFLLPALLLLFSYCRVLRVLGRMPHRGKSRHRRTLSLIYCVLGIFLLCFAPYHTNLLCYTLTQVGVVTSCSLAKFASALHPVMLSLASTNCCLNPLVYYCSSSLMQKDAPSGQRNLKTDSRFGSRQKKLMGKISP
- the LOC131369108 gene encoding lysophosphatidic acid receptor 6-like isoform X1, whose translation is MASCICSLPHTHTHTHTHTHTRAHAQTRYEGLFSYKTSFTTHFKKLFQISRPTDSDTSNKSIIAIQQAKQTSSALEQSPQALTDAAKERENTEPIMDLMNTTAIQTPLNCTVDTRYRFTYYQISYSLIFICGLASNSMALWRLWLVPWTITSTMVYMANLAVVDLFFILSLPLRVYYYYNRSHSMSWSPGSVFCQLTFTLKYISMYGGIFFLACIGLNRYLAVTRPVPQRPKNVHNACVLSTTIWLMVLGLSLALPFMHSAASASRHTCLLDPSLGRHQTFILAALGLVLVAFLLPALLLLFSYCRVLRVLGRMPHRGKSRHRRTLSLIYCVLGIFLLCFAPYHTNLLCYTLTQVGVVTSCSLAKFASALHPVMLSLASTNCCLNPLVYYCSSSLMQKDAPSGQRNLKTDSRFGSRQKKLMGKISP